In the genome of Cydia strobilella chromosome Z, ilCydStro3.1, whole genome shotgun sequence, one region contains:
- the LOC134754161 gene encoding actin nucleation-promoting factor WASL-like: MMMCSQIKHYGGVNRCPFITDELVLYKNFTNKKHFTWTLGTIVKNLGRVLYLIKDNKTNKIVKRHVNQVVKYKGQVTPTAVSHPEPNKTPECFSESSSPDVPPVFDVGPTGVPSMLAGGPEAMTGQSPSHEPVGRNNEDELTMGEEEGARPLDTASVAAPRPAPVPAPAADAGCAPPPPPPPPPPGPAADDAPPDSADPQAASSRLKRARPRFDYKKFF, encoded by the exons ATGATGATG tgcTCGCAGATTAAACATTACGGCGGAGTAAACAGATGTCCATTCATTACGGACGagttagttttatataaaaactttacgaataaaaaacattttacatGGACCTTGGGAACTATAGTGAAAAATCTAGGTCGTGTGCTTTATCTTATAAAGgacaataaaacaaacaaaatagtaaaaagGCATGTTAACCAAGTTGTCAAATATAAGGGCCAAGTCACACCGACAGCCGTGAGTCATCCCGAGCCAAACAAAACACCAGAATGCTTCAGCGAGTCATCATCTCCTGACGTACCTCCCGTTTTCGATGTCGGGCCTACTGGGGTGCCCAGCATGTTAGCTGGTGGACCGGAGGCAATGACTGGGCAATCCCCGTCACACGAGCCTGTAGGCCGGAATAACGAAGATGAACTGACAATGGGGGAAGAAGAGGGTGCGAGGCCTCTCGACACAGCGTCTGTGGCCGCGCCAAGGCCGGCTCCTGTGCCTGCGCCGGCAGCCGACGccggctgcgcgccgccgccgccgccgccgccgccgccgcccggccCCGCAGCGGACGACGCGCCTCCCGACTCGGCGGACCCACAGGCCGCGTCCTCACGGCTCAAGCGGGCTCGCCCGCGGTTTGATTATAAAAAGTTTTTCTAA
- the LOC134753719 gene encoding uncharacterized protein LOC134753719, protein MGKGLFSLTATSRVTRVPSRPDIYHPLTPGHFLIFRPLTSLPAPPLQDRNPNRLDRYLRLEQLRQHFWKRWSAEYVSLQQQRYKWRERQRDLQLGELVLVKEEGLPPLLWRMGRVVKLYNGKDGVPRVADINTARGIVKRALNRICPLPVQQGES, encoded by the exons ATGGGGAAGGGATTGTT TTCGCTAACAGCTACATCGCGTGTCACTCGTGTGCCTTCCCGACCCGATATCTATCACCCCCTTACTCCCGGGCACTTTCTCATTTTTAGGCCGCTCACGTCGCTGCCGGCTCCGCCACTGCAAGACCGGAACCCAAACCGCCTGGACCGCTACCTGAGGCTAGAGCAGCTGCGGCAACACTTCTGGAAGCGCTGGTCGGCCGAGTACGTGTCCCTACAGCAACAGCGATACAAGTGGCGCGAGAGGCAACGCGATCTACAGCTTGGAGAGCTCGTACTAGTCAAGGAGGAAGGCTTGCCGCCTTTGCTATGGCGCATGGGCAGAGTCGTCAAGCTGTATAATGGAAAGGATGGCGTGCCGCGCGTAGCAGACATCAATACAGCTAGGGGAATAGTCAAGCGAGCACTCAACCGAATATGCCCGCTGCCTGTCCAACAGGGAGAGTCCTGA